Proteins from one Athene noctua chromosome 20, bAthNoc1.hap1.1, whole genome shotgun sequence genomic window:
- the NDUFA8 gene encoding NADH dehydrogenase [ubiquinone] 1 alpha subcomplex subunit 8 isoform X1, with protein sequence MPGSLQVPSLEELDVQEVSVSSAVLKAAAHHYGAQCDRPNKEFMLCRWEEKDPRRCLQEGRQVNQCALEFFRKIKTHCAEPFTEYWTCIDYTNLQELRRCRKQQAVFDNCVLEKLGWVRPDLGQLSKVTKVKTDRPMPENVYHSRPRPEPNPPIEGELKPSPFGSRLFFWSW encoded by the exons ATGCCGGGCTCCCTGCAGGTGCCCTCCCTGGAGGAGCTCGATGTGCAGGAG GTGAGCGTCAGCTCGGCCGTGCTGAAGGCCGCGGCCCACCACTACGGCGCGCAGTGCGACCGCCCCAACAAGGAGTTCATGCTGTGCCGCTGGGAGGAGAAGGACCCGCGGAGGTGCCTGCAGGAGGGACGCCAGGTCAACCAGTGCGCCCTCGAGTTCTTCAG GAAAATTAAGACGCATTGTGCGGAGCCATTTACCGAGTACTGGACGTGCATTGACTACACCAACTTGCAGGAGCTCCGTCGGTGCCGGAAGCAGCAGGCAGTGTTTGATAACTGTGTGCTGGAGAAGTTGGGTTGGGTGAGGCCTGATCTGGGACAGCTCTCTAAG gttACGAAAGTGAAGACAGACCGTCCTATGCCTGAGAATGTCTATCACTCTAGACCTAGGCCAGAGCCAAATCCACCCATTGAAGGAGAGCTGAAGCCTTCTCCCTTTGGCAGTAGGCTCTTTTTCTGGTCCTGGTAA
- the NDUFA8 gene encoding NADH dehydrogenase [ubiquinone] 1 alpha subcomplex subunit 8 isoform X2 → MPGSLQVPSLEELDVQEVSVSSAVLKAAAHHYGAQCDRPNKEFMLCRWEEKDPRRCLQEGRQVNQKIKTHCAEPFTEYWTCIDYTNLQELRRCRKQQAVFDNCVLEKLGWVRPDLGQLSKVTKVKTDRPMPENVYHSRPRPEPNPPIEGELKPSPFGSRLFFWSW, encoded by the exons ATGCCGGGCTCCCTGCAGGTGCCCTCCCTGGAGGAGCTCGATGTGCAGGAG GTGAGCGTCAGCTCGGCCGTGCTGAAGGCCGCGGCCCACCACTACGGCGCGCAGTGCGACCGCCCCAACAAGGAGTTCATGCTGTGCCGCTGGGAGGAGAAGGACCCGCGGAGGTGCCTGCAGGAGGGACGCCAGGTCAACCA GAAAATTAAGACGCATTGTGCGGAGCCATTTACCGAGTACTGGACGTGCATTGACTACACCAACTTGCAGGAGCTCCGTCGGTGCCGGAAGCAGCAGGCAGTGTTTGATAACTGTGTGCTGGAGAAGTTGGGTTGGGTGAGGCCTGATCTGGGACAGCTCTCTAAG gttACGAAAGTGAAGACAGACCGTCCTATGCCTGAGAATGTCTATCACTCTAGACCTAGGCCAGAGCCAAATCCACCCATTGAAGGAGAGCTGAAGCCTTCTCCCTTTGGCAGTAGGCTCTTTTTCTGGTCCTGGTAA